The Candidatus Paceibacter sp. DNA segment TTGCTCCGGATCGCCACCCTCTTCAAACATTATCTTTAAAACGTCCTTAGCGCCGCGGGAAGAAATTGCGCCTTTGTCCGTCATTGTTATTAACTTTGCAAATATTTCCGGGTTAACTTTGATGTCGCTAAACAAAACACCTTTTTCTTTCGCTAATCCATTCAAGTCGGAAATTATATAATTGGCCCCGAGAAGCACTGGGGCGGCAAGAGGTTCGGCCTCCGTGGGCTTCCCCGTTATGCCCGTCCCTAAGGAGGCCGACTTCTTGCCGACCAGATAGTCAACAACACTTTCAAAAAATTTTCCCATCGCCATATCGCGGACAAAAACTTCAACCGCTTCCTCTTTTAGCCCGTACTTTTCTTTAAATCTTTTTCTCTTTTCTTCCGGCAACTCCGGCAAAAACAGGTCAAAACCAAGTTCACTAATTATAAGCGGCGGCAAATCCGGCTCGGGGAAATAGCGGTAATCATGCGCCGCCTCTTTTTCTCTTTGGGAAAAAGTTTTCTGTTTGCCCTCGTCCCAGCCGCGCGTTTCCTGCTTCACTTTTTCGCCCGCTTCCAACAACGCCGACTGCCTTTCTATCTCATACTCAATCGCCCGCTCCACCGCGCGAAACGAGTTGAGGTTTTTTATTTCAACTTTAGTGCCGAGCTTTTTCGAGAACGAACTGGAAAGTTCGGCCTCCGTGGGCTTCCCCGTTATGACCGTCCCTAAGGAGGCCGACTTTCCAGTTCGTTCGGTGCCTGGCTCTTCCGCCAAACTTATATTCACCTCTACTCTCATCTGCCCTTTTTCCATCTCCGCGTCGGAGGCGCCGAGATAGCGCAAAATCAACTGCAACTCTTCCCCGAATCTTCTGGCTTCTTTGCCCGACTTTACGCACGGCTCCGTCACCAACTCCATCAGTGGCACGCCGGCGCGGTTAAAGTCA contains these protein-coding regions:
- the gatB gene encoding Asp-tRNA(Asn)/Glu-tRNA(Gln) amidotransferase subunit GatB — its product is MKYTPTIGLEIHVELKTRTKMFCDSLNDPDEKRPNVNICPVCMGHPGTLPVANKEAVRKVLLVGKSLGGKLADYSRFDRKNYFYPDIPKGYQISQYKHPLVEGGELGGVEITRIHLEEDTGKLAHAEDGSSSLVDFNRAGVPLMELVTEPCVKSGKEARRFGEELQLILRYLGASDAEMEKGQMRVEVNISLAEEPGTERTGKSASLGTVITGKPTEAELSSSFSKKLGTKVEIKNLNSFRAVERAIEYEIERQSALLEAGEKVKQETRGWDEGKQKTFSQREKEAAHDYRYFPEPDLPPLIISELGFDLFLPELPEEKRKRFKEKYGLKEEAVEVFVRDMAMGKFFESVVDYLVGKKSASLGTGITGKPTEAEPLAAPVLLGANYIISDLNGLAKEKGVLFSDIKVNPEIFAKLITMTDKGAISSRGAKDVLKIMFEEGGDPEQIVKEKGLAQTSDDSFIKNIVEEVINKNPAVTEDYRRGKEAALQFLIGQGMKFSKGKANPEVLKKFLKEKLQ